Proteins encoded within one genomic window of Anastrepha ludens isolate Willacy chromosome 4, idAnaLude1.1, whole genome shotgun sequence:
- the LOC128860004 gene encoding neural/ectodermal development factor IMP-L2 isoform X2, which produces MNINMLLIAQVVLFAACIQSRAIDNVGNSIENGGNEGGGETETHPQRGPFEQDWIKFAKKPPTKLLQTLGQSIEIVCEVMGSQVPTVQWVVGNMPLSEIDSIESNVISESPATAIVRVRSVHIIDHMLSEARTYTCVGRTGGKTIYSSTIVYPQPDMKDLVQVRDKPFPGPQKPRIVYNEKLHLDLVDSNILLPCKVHARPRAEVFWMNGEGKLIEQNHRFKVLPNGDLLISNIQWEDMGAYRCIARNALGKDTADTFVYPVLKEDK; this is translated from the exons atgaatataaatatgttattaATAGCACAGGTTGTGCTTTTTGCTGCCTGCATTCAAAGCAGAGCTATCGATAATGTCGGCAACTCCATTGAGAATGGTGGTAATGAAGGTGGTGGTGAAACGGAAACGCATCCACAGCGTGGACCCTTCGAACAGGATTGGATTAAGTTTGCTAAGAAGCCACCAACAAAGCTGCTGCAAACTCTCGGCCAGTCAATTGAGATCGTCTGCGAAGTGATGGGATCACAAGTGCCCACTGTGCAATGGGTTGTGGGAAATATGCCGTTGTCTGAG ATCGACAGTATCGAATCCAATGTCATATCCGAATCGCCAGCGACCGCTATCGTTCGTGTTCGTTCTGTGCATATTATCGATCATATGTTGAGTGAGGCACGCACCTACACGTGTGTCGGTCGCACCGGTGGTAAGACCATTTACAGCTCAACAATTGTCTATCCACAACCGGATATGAAAGATTTGGTACAAGTGCGCGATAAACCATTCCCTGGCCCACAAAAACCTCGCATCGTATATAACGAAAAATTACATCTGGATTTGGTCGATTCGAATATTTTATTGCCATGCAAAGTGCATGCGCGCCCACGTGCTGAGGTCTTCTGGATGAATGGCGAGGGCAAGTTGATTGAGCAAAATCATCGTTTCAAAGTTTTGCCTAACGGTGATTTGCTGATCTCCAATATCCAGTGGGAAGATATGGGCGCTTACAGGTGTATAGCACGAAATGCTTTGGGCAAGGATACTGCGGACACTTTTGTCTACCCAGTACTT AAAGAGGACAAATAA
- the LOC128860004 gene encoding neural/ectodermal development factor IMP-L2 isoform X1, which produces MQTMNINMLLIAQVVLFAACIQSRAIDNVGNSIENGGNEGGGETETHPQRGPFEQDWIKFAKKPPTKLLQTLGQSIEIVCEVMGSQVPTVQWVVGNMPLSEIDSIESNVISESPATAIVRVRSVHIIDHMLSEARTYTCVGRTGGKTIYSSTIVYPQPDMKDLVQVRDKPFPGPQKPRIVYNEKLHLDLVDSNILLPCKVHARPRAEVFWMNGEGKLIEQNHRFKVLPNGDLLISNIQWEDMGAYRCIARNALGKDTADTFVYPVLKEDK; this is translated from the exons acaatgaatataaatatgttattaATAGCACAGGTTGTGCTTTTTGCTGCCTGCATTCAAAGCAGAGCTATCGATAATGTCGGCAACTCCATTGAGAATGGTGGTAATGAAGGTGGTGGTGAAACGGAAACGCATCCACAGCGTGGACCCTTCGAACAGGATTGGATTAAGTTTGCTAAGAAGCCACCAACAAAGCTGCTGCAAACTCTCGGCCAGTCAATTGAGATCGTCTGCGAAGTGATGGGATCACAAGTGCCCACTGTGCAATGGGTTGTGGGAAATATGCCGTTGTCTGAG ATCGACAGTATCGAATCCAATGTCATATCCGAATCGCCAGCGACCGCTATCGTTCGTGTTCGTTCTGTGCATATTATCGATCATATGTTGAGTGAGGCACGCACCTACACGTGTGTCGGTCGCACCGGTGGTAAGACCATTTACAGCTCAACAATTGTCTATCCACAACCGGATATGAAAGATTTGGTACAAGTGCGCGATAAACCATTCCCTGGCCCACAAAAACCTCGCATCGTATATAACGAAAAATTACATCTGGATTTGGTCGATTCGAATATTTTATTGCCATGCAAAGTGCATGCGCGCCCACGTGCTGAGGTCTTCTGGATGAATGGCGAGGGCAAGTTGATTGAGCAAAATCATCGTTTCAAAGTTTTGCCTAACGGTGATTTGCTGATCTCCAATATCCAGTGGGAAGATATGGGCGCTTACAGGTGTATAGCACGAAATGCTTTGGGCAAGGATACTGCGGACACTTTTGTCTACCCAGTACTT AAAGAGGACAAATAA